One part of the Symphalangus syndactylus isolate Jambi chromosome 1, NHGRI_mSymSyn1-v2.1_pri, whole genome shotgun sequence genome encodes these proteins:
- the MST1R gene encoding macrophage-stimulating protein receptor isoform X10 — MELLPPLPQSFLLLLLLPAKPAAGEDWQCPHTPYAASRDFDVKYVVPSFSAGGLVQAMVTYEGDRNESAVFVAIRNRLHVLGPDLKSVQSLATGPAGDPGCQTCAACGPGPHGPPGDTDTKVLVLEPALPALISCGSSLQGRCFLHDLEPQGTAVHLAGPACLFSAHHNRPDDCPDCVASPLGTRVTVVEQGQASYFYVASSLDAAVAARFSPRSVSIRRLKADASGFAPGFVALSVLPKHLVSYSIEYVHSFHTGAFVYFLTVQPASVTDAPSALHTRLARLSATEPELGDYRELVLDCRFAPKRRRRGAPEGGQPYPVLRVAHSAPVGAQLATELSIAEGQEVLFGVFVAGKDGGPGMGPNSVVCAFPIDLLDTLIDEGVERCCESPVHPGLRRGLDFFQSPSFCPNPPGLEALSPNTSCRHFPLLVSSSFSRVDLFNGLLGPVQVTALYVTRLDNVTVAHMGTMDGRILQVELARSLNYLLYVSNFSLGDSGQPVQRDVSRLGDHLLFASGDQVFQVPIRGPGCHHFLTCGRCLRAQRFMGCGWCGNMCGQQKECPGSWQQDHCPPRLTEFHPHSGPLRGSTRLTLCGSNFYLHPSGLVPEGTHQVTVGQSPCRPLPKDSSKLRSVPRKDFVEEFECELEPLGTQAVGPTNVSLTVTNMPPGKHFRVDGTSVLRGFSFMEPVLIAVQPLFGPRAGGTCLTLEGQSLSVGTSRAVLVNGTECLLARVSEGQLLCATPPGATVASVPLSLQVGGAQVPGSWTFHYREDPVVLSISPKCGYINSHITICGQHLTSAWHLVLSFHDGLRAVESRQCERQLPEQQLCRLPEYVVRDPQGWVAGNLSARGDGAAGFTLPGFRFLPPPHPPSANLVPLKPEEHAIKFEYIGLGAVADCVGVNVTVGGESCQHEFRGDMVVCPLPPSLQLGQDGAPLQVCVDGECHILGRVVQPGPDGVPQSMLLGILLPLLLLVAALATALVFSYWWQRKQLVLPPNLNDLASLDQTAGATPLPILYSGSDYRSGLALPATDGLDSTTCVHGASFSDSEDESCVPLLRNESIQLRDLDSALLAEVKDVLIPHEWVVTHSDRVIGKGHFGVVYHGEYIDQAQNRIQCAIKSLSQPHREGPHQLWPAGSPRHGVPGRAEVCAQGPGCTELHTWTGHRGFEIWPGAVAHVCNPSTLGGRGRRIMRSGDRDHPG, encoded by the exons ATGGAGCTCCTCCCGCCGCTGCCTCAGTCCttcctgttgctgctgctgttgcctgCCAAGCCCGCGGCGGGCGAGGACTGGCAGTGCCCGCACACCCCCTACGCGGCCTCTCGCGACTTTGACGTGAAGTACGTGGTGCCCAGCTTCTCCGCCGGAGGCCTGGTACAGGCCATGGTGACCTACGAGGGCGACAGAAATGAGAGTGCTGTGTTTGTAGCCATACGCAATCGCCTGCACGTGCTTGGGCCTGACCTGAAGTCTGTCCAGAGCCTGGCCACGGGCCCTGCTGGGGACCCTGGCTGCCAGACGTGTGCAGCCTGTGGCCCAGGCCCCCACGGCCCTCCCGGTGACACAGACACAAAGGTGCTGGTGCTGGAGCCCGCGCTGCCTGCGCTGATCAGTTGTGGCTCCAGCCTGCAGGGCCGCTGCTTCCTGCATGACCTAGAGCCCCAAGGGACAGCCGTGCATCTGGCGGGGCCAGCCTGCCTCTTCTCAGCCCACCATAACCGGCCCGATGACTGCCCCGACTGTGTGGCCAGCCCACTGGGCACCCGTGTGACTGTGGTTGAGCAAGGCCAGGCCTCCTATTTCTACGTGGCATCCTCACTGGACGCAGCCGTGGCTGCCCGCTTCAGCCCACGCTCAGTGTCTATCAGGCGTCTCAAGGCCGATGCCTCGGGATTCGCACCGGGTTTTGTGGCATTGTCAGTGCTGCCCAAGCATCTTGTCTCCTACAGTATTGAATACGTGCACAGCTTCCACACGGGAGCCTTTGTCTATTTCCTGACTGTACAGCCGGCCAGCGTGACAGATGCTCCTAGTGCCCTGCACACACGCCTGGCACGGCTTAGCGCCACTGAGCCAGAGTTGGGTGACTATCGGGAGCTGGTCCTCGACTGCAGATTTGCTCCAAAACGCAGGCGCCGGGGGGCCCCAGAGGGCGGACAGCCCTACCCTGTGCTGCGGGTGGCCCACTCCGCTCCAGTGGGTGCCCAACTTGCCACTGAGCTGAGCATCGCTGAGGGCCAGGAAgtgctatttggggtctttgtgGCTGGCAAGGATGGTGGTCCTGGCATGGGCCCCAACTCTGTCGTCTGTGCCTTCCCCATTGACCTGCTGGACACACTAATTGATGAGGGTGTGGAGCGCTGTTGTGAATCCCCAGTCCATCCAGGCCTCCGGCGAGGCCTGGACTTCTTCCAGTCGCCCAGTTTTTGCCCCAACCCG CCTGGCCTGGAGGCCCTCAGCCCCAACACCAGCTGCCGCCACTTCCCTCTGCTGGTCAGTAGCAGCTTCTCACGTGTGGACCTATTCAATGGGCTGTTGGGACCAGTACAGGTCACTGCACTGTATGTGACACGCCTTGACAACGTCACAGTGGCGCACATGGGCACTATGGATGGGCGTATCCTGCAG GTGGAGCTGGCCAGGTCACTCAACTACTTGCTGTATGTGTCCAACTTCTCACTGGGTGACAGCGGGCAGCCCGTGCAGCGGGATGTCAGTCGTCTTGGGGACCACCTACTCTTCGCCTCTGGGGACCAG GTTTTCCAGGTACCTATCCGAGGCCCTGGCTGCCACCACTTCCTCACCTGTGGGCGTTGCCTAAGGGCACAGCGTTTCATGGGCTGTGGCTGGTGTGGGAACATGTGTGGACAGCAGAAGGAGTGTCCTGGCTCCTGGCAACAGGACCACTGCCCACCTAGGCTTACTGAG TTCCACCCCCACAGTGGACCTCTAAGGGGCAGTACAAGGCTGACCCTGTGTGGCTCCAACTTCTACCTGCACCCTTCTGGTCTGGTGCCTGAGGGAACCCATCAGGTCACTGTGGGCCAAAGTCCCTGCCGGCCACTGCCCAAGGACAGCTCAAAACTCAG ATCAGTGCCCCGAAAAGACTTTGTAGAGGAGTTTGAGTGTGAACTGGAGCCCTTGGGCACCCAGGCAGTGGGGCCTACCAACGTCAGCCTCACCGTGACTAACATGCCACCGGGCAAGCACTTCCGGGTAGACGGCACCTCCGTGCTGAGAGGCTTCTCTTTCATG GAGCCAGTGCTGATAGCAGTGCAACCCCTCTTTGGCCCACGGGCAGGAGGCACCTGTCTCACTCTTGAAGGCCAGAGTCTGTCTGTAGGCACCAGCCGGGCTGTGCTGGTCAATGGGACTGAGTGTCTGCTAGCACG GGTCAGTGAGGGGCAGCTTTTATGTGCCACACCCCCTGGGGCCACGGTGGCCAGTGTCCCCCTTAGCCTGCAGGTGGGGGGTGCCCAGGTACCTGGTTCCTGGACCTTCCACTACAGAGAAGACCCTGTCGTGCTAAGCATCAGCCCCAAATGTGGCTACAT CAACTCCCACATCACCATCTGTGGCCAGCATCTAACTTCAGCATGGCACTTAGTGCTGTCATTCCATGATGGGCTTAGGGCAGTGGAGAGCAGG CAGTGTGAGAGGCAGCTTCCAGAGCAGCAGCTGTGCCGCCTTCCTGAATATGTGGTCCGAGACCCCCAGGGATGGGTGGCAGGGAATCTGAGTGCCCGGGGGGATGGAGCTGCTGGCTTTACACTGCCTGGCTTTCGcttcctacccccaccccatccaCCCAGTGCCAACCTAGTTCCACTGAAGCCTGAGGAGCATGCCATTAAGTTTGAG TATAttgggctgggcgctgtggctgaCTGCGTGGGTGTCAACGTGACCGTGGGTGGTGAGAGCTGCCAGCACGAGTTCCGGGGGGACATGGTTGtctgccccctgcccccatccctgcagcttggccaagatggtgcccCATTGCAG GTCTGCGTGGATGGTGAATGTCATATCCTGGGTAGAGTAGTGCAGCCAGGGCCAGACGGGGTCCCACAGAGCATGCTCCTTGGTATCCTGCTGCCTTTGCTGCTACTAGTGGCCGCACTGGCCACTGCACTGGTCTTCAGCTACTGGTGGCAGAGGAAGCAGCTAG TTCTTCCTCCCAACCTGAATGACCTGGCATCCCTGGACCAGACTGCTGGAGCCACACCCCTGCCTATTCTGTACTCAGGCTCTGACTACAGAAGTGGCCTTG CACTCCCTGCCACTGATGGTCTGGATTCCACCACTTGTGTCCATGGAGCATCCTTCTCCGATAGTGAAGATGAATCCTGTGTCCCACTGCTGCGGAACGAGTCCATCCAGCTAAGGGACCTGGACTCTGCGCTCTTGGCTGAGGTCAAGGATGTGCTGATTCCCCATGAGTGGGTGGTCACCCACAGTGACCGAGTCATTGGCAAAG
- the MST1R gene encoding macrophage-stimulating protein receptor isoform X11 has translation MELLPPLPQSFLLLLLLPAKPAAGEDWQCPHTPYAASRDFDVKYVVPSFSAGGLVQAMVTYEGDRNESAVFVAIRNRLHVLGPDLKSVQSLATGPAGDPGCQTCAACGPGPHGPPGDTDTKVLVLEPALPALISCGSSLQGRCFLHDLEPQGTAVHLAGPACLFSAHHNRPDDCPDCVASPLGTRVTVVEQGQASYFYVASSLDAAVAARFSPRSVSIRRLKADASGFAPGFVALSVLPKHLVSYSIEYVHSFHTGAFVYFLTVQPASVTDAPSALHTRLARLSATEPELGDYRELVLDCRFAPKRRRRGAPEGGQPYPVLRVAHSAPVGAQLATELSIAEGQEVLFGVFVAGKDGGPGMGPNSVVCAFPIDLLDTLIDEGVERCCESPVHPGLRRGLDFFQSPSFCPNPPGLEALSPNTSCRHFPLLVSSSFSRVDLFNGLLGPVQVTALYVTRLDNVTVAHMGTMDGRILQVELARSLNYLLYVSNFSLGDSGQPVQRDVSRLGDHLLFASGDQVFQVPIRGPGCHHFLTCGRCLRAQRFMGCGWCGNMCGQQKECPGSWQQDHCPPRLTEFHPHSGPLRGSTRLTLCGSNFYLHPSGLVPEGTHQVTVGQSPCRPLPKDSSKLRSVPRKDFVEEFECELEPLGTQAVGPTNVSLTVTNMPPGKHFRVDGTSVLRGFSFMEPVLIAVQPLFGPRAGGTCLTLEGQSLSVGTSRAVLVNGTECLLARVSEGQLLCATPPGATVASVPLSLQVGGAQVPGSWTFHYREDPVVLSISPKCGYINSHITICGQHLTSAWHLVLSFHDGLRAVESRQCERQLPEQQLCRLPEYVVRDPQGWVAGNLSARGDGAAGFTLPGFRFLPPPHPPSANLVPLKPEEHAIKFEYIGLGAVADCVGVNVTVGGESCQHEFRGDMVVCPLPPSLQLGQDGAPLQVCVDGECHILGRVVQPGPDGVPQSMLLGILLPLLLLVAALATALVFSYWWQRKQLVLPPNLNDLASLDQTAGATPLPILYSGSDYRSGLALPATDGLDSTTCVHGASFSDSEDESCVPLLRNESIQLRDLDSALLAEVKDVLIPHEWVVTHSDRVIGKGHFGVVYHGEYIDQAQNRIQCAIKSLSQPHREGPHQLWPAGSPRHGVPGRAEVCAQGPGCTELHYRLGLDTVALKFGRARWLTSVIPALWEAEAGES, from the exons ATGGAGCTCCTCCCGCCGCTGCCTCAGTCCttcctgttgctgctgctgttgcctgCCAAGCCCGCGGCGGGCGAGGACTGGCAGTGCCCGCACACCCCCTACGCGGCCTCTCGCGACTTTGACGTGAAGTACGTGGTGCCCAGCTTCTCCGCCGGAGGCCTGGTACAGGCCATGGTGACCTACGAGGGCGACAGAAATGAGAGTGCTGTGTTTGTAGCCATACGCAATCGCCTGCACGTGCTTGGGCCTGACCTGAAGTCTGTCCAGAGCCTGGCCACGGGCCCTGCTGGGGACCCTGGCTGCCAGACGTGTGCAGCCTGTGGCCCAGGCCCCCACGGCCCTCCCGGTGACACAGACACAAAGGTGCTGGTGCTGGAGCCCGCGCTGCCTGCGCTGATCAGTTGTGGCTCCAGCCTGCAGGGCCGCTGCTTCCTGCATGACCTAGAGCCCCAAGGGACAGCCGTGCATCTGGCGGGGCCAGCCTGCCTCTTCTCAGCCCACCATAACCGGCCCGATGACTGCCCCGACTGTGTGGCCAGCCCACTGGGCACCCGTGTGACTGTGGTTGAGCAAGGCCAGGCCTCCTATTTCTACGTGGCATCCTCACTGGACGCAGCCGTGGCTGCCCGCTTCAGCCCACGCTCAGTGTCTATCAGGCGTCTCAAGGCCGATGCCTCGGGATTCGCACCGGGTTTTGTGGCATTGTCAGTGCTGCCCAAGCATCTTGTCTCCTACAGTATTGAATACGTGCACAGCTTCCACACGGGAGCCTTTGTCTATTTCCTGACTGTACAGCCGGCCAGCGTGACAGATGCTCCTAGTGCCCTGCACACACGCCTGGCACGGCTTAGCGCCACTGAGCCAGAGTTGGGTGACTATCGGGAGCTGGTCCTCGACTGCAGATTTGCTCCAAAACGCAGGCGCCGGGGGGCCCCAGAGGGCGGACAGCCCTACCCTGTGCTGCGGGTGGCCCACTCCGCTCCAGTGGGTGCCCAACTTGCCACTGAGCTGAGCATCGCTGAGGGCCAGGAAgtgctatttggggtctttgtgGCTGGCAAGGATGGTGGTCCTGGCATGGGCCCCAACTCTGTCGTCTGTGCCTTCCCCATTGACCTGCTGGACACACTAATTGATGAGGGTGTGGAGCGCTGTTGTGAATCCCCAGTCCATCCAGGCCTCCGGCGAGGCCTGGACTTCTTCCAGTCGCCCAGTTTTTGCCCCAACCCG CCTGGCCTGGAGGCCCTCAGCCCCAACACCAGCTGCCGCCACTTCCCTCTGCTGGTCAGTAGCAGCTTCTCACGTGTGGACCTATTCAATGGGCTGTTGGGACCAGTACAGGTCACTGCACTGTATGTGACACGCCTTGACAACGTCACAGTGGCGCACATGGGCACTATGGATGGGCGTATCCTGCAG GTGGAGCTGGCCAGGTCACTCAACTACTTGCTGTATGTGTCCAACTTCTCACTGGGTGACAGCGGGCAGCCCGTGCAGCGGGATGTCAGTCGTCTTGGGGACCACCTACTCTTCGCCTCTGGGGACCAG GTTTTCCAGGTACCTATCCGAGGCCCTGGCTGCCACCACTTCCTCACCTGTGGGCGTTGCCTAAGGGCACAGCGTTTCATGGGCTGTGGCTGGTGTGGGAACATGTGTGGACAGCAGAAGGAGTGTCCTGGCTCCTGGCAACAGGACCACTGCCCACCTAGGCTTACTGAG TTCCACCCCCACAGTGGACCTCTAAGGGGCAGTACAAGGCTGACCCTGTGTGGCTCCAACTTCTACCTGCACCCTTCTGGTCTGGTGCCTGAGGGAACCCATCAGGTCACTGTGGGCCAAAGTCCCTGCCGGCCACTGCCCAAGGACAGCTCAAAACTCAG ATCAGTGCCCCGAAAAGACTTTGTAGAGGAGTTTGAGTGTGAACTGGAGCCCTTGGGCACCCAGGCAGTGGGGCCTACCAACGTCAGCCTCACCGTGACTAACATGCCACCGGGCAAGCACTTCCGGGTAGACGGCACCTCCGTGCTGAGAGGCTTCTCTTTCATG GAGCCAGTGCTGATAGCAGTGCAACCCCTCTTTGGCCCACGGGCAGGAGGCACCTGTCTCACTCTTGAAGGCCAGAGTCTGTCTGTAGGCACCAGCCGGGCTGTGCTGGTCAATGGGACTGAGTGTCTGCTAGCACG GGTCAGTGAGGGGCAGCTTTTATGTGCCACACCCCCTGGGGCCACGGTGGCCAGTGTCCCCCTTAGCCTGCAGGTGGGGGGTGCCCAGGTACCTGGTTCCTGGACCTTCCACTACAGAGAAGACCCTGTCGTGCTAAGCATCAGCCCCAAATGTGGCTACAT CAACTCCCACATCACCATCTGTGGCCAGCATCTAACTTCAGCATGGCACTTAGTGCTGTCATTCCATGATGGGCTTAGGGCAGTGGAGAGCAGG CAGTGTGAGAGGCAGCTTCCAGAGCAGCAGCTGTGCCGCCTTCCTGAATATGTGGTCCGAGACCCCCAGGGATGGGTGGCAGGGAATCTGAGTGCCCGGGGGGATGGAGCTGCTGGCTTTACACTGCCTGGCTTTCGcttcctacccccaccccatccaCCCAGTGCCAACCTAGTTCCACTGAAGCCTGAGGAGCATGCCATTAAGTTTGAG TATAttgggctgggcgctgtggctgaCTGCGTGGGTGTCAACGTGACCGTGGGTGGTGAGAGCTGCCAGCACGAGTTCCGGGGGGACATGGTTGtctgccccctgcccccatccctgcagcttggccaagatggtgcccCATTGCAG GTCTGCGTGGATGGTGAATGTCATATCCTGGGTAGAGTAGTGCAGCCAGGGCCAGACGGGGTCCCACAGAGCATGCTCCTTGGTATCCTGCTGCCTTTGCTGCTACTAGTGGCCGCACTGGCCACTGCACTGGTCTTCAGCTACTGGTGGCAGAGGAAGCAGCTAG TTCTTCCTCCCAACCTGAATGACCTGGCATCCCTGGACCAGACTGCTGGAGCCACACCCCTGCCTATTCTGTACTCAGGCTCTGACTACAGAAGTGGCCTTG CACTCCCTGCCACTGATGGTCTGGATTCCACCACTTGTGTCCATGGAGCATCCTTCTCCGATAGTGAAGATGAATCCTGTGTCCCACTGCTGCGGAACGAGTCCATCCAGCTAAGGGACCTGGACTCTGCGCTCTTGGCTGAGGTCAAGGATGTGCTGATTCCCCATGAGTGGGTGGTCACCCACAGTGACCGAGTCATTGGCAAAG
- the MST1R gene encoding macrophage-stimulating protein receptor isoform X12, translating to MELLPPLPQSFLLLLLLPAKPAAGEDWQCPHTPYAASRDFDVKYVVPSFSAGGLVQAMVTYEGDRNESAVFVAIRNRLHVLGPDLKSVQSLATGPAGDPGCQTCAACGPGPHGPPGDTDTKVLVLEPALPALISCGSSLQGRCFLHDLEPQGTAVHLAGPACLFSAHHNRPDDCPDCVASPLGTRVTVVEQGQASYFYVASSLDAAVAARFSPRSVSIRRLKADASGFAPGFVALSVLPKHLVSYSIEYVHSFHTGAFVYFLTVQPASVTDAPSALHTRLARLSATEPELGDYRELVLDCRFAPKRRRRGAPEGGQPYPVLRVAHSAPVGAQLATELSIAEGQEVLFGVFVAGKDGGPGMGPNSVVCAFPIDLLDTLIDEGVERCCESPVHPGLRRGLDFFQSPSFCPNPPGLEALSPNTSCRHFPLLVSSSFSRVDLFNGLLGPVQVTALYVTRLDNVTVAHMGTMDGRILQVELARSLNYLLYVSNFSLGDSGQPVQRDVSRLGDHLLFASGDQVFQVPIRGPGCHHFLTCGRCLRAQRFMGCGWCGNMCGQQKECPGSWQQDHCPPRLTEFHPHSGPLRGSTRLTLCGSNFYLHPSGLVPEGTHQVTVGQSPCRPLPKDSSKLRSVPRKDFVEEFECELEPLGTQAVGPTNVSLTVTNMPPGKHFRVDGTSVLRGFSFMEPVLIAVQPLFGPRAGGTCLTLEGQSLSVGTSRAVLVNGTECLLARVSEGQLLCATPPGATVASVPLSLQVGGAQVPGSWTFHYREDPVVLSISPKCGYINSHITICGQHLTSAWHLVLSFHDGLRAVESRQCERQLPEQQLCRLPEYVVRDPQGWVAGNLSARGDGAAGFTLPGFRFLPPPHPPSANLVPLKPEEHAIKFEYIGLGAVADCVGVNVTVGGESCQHEFRGDMVVCPLPPSLQLGQDGAPLQVCVDGECHILGRVVQPGPDGVPQSMLLGILLPLLLLVAALATALVFSYWWQRKQLVLPPNLNDLASLDQTAGATPLPILYSGSDYRSGLALPATDGLDSTTCVHGASFSDSEDESCVPLLRNESIQLRDLDSALLAEVKDVLIPHEWVVTHSDRVIGKGHFGVVYHGEYIDQAQNRIQCAIKSLSQPHREGPHQLWPAGSPRHGVPGRAEVCAQGPGCTELHAG from the exons ATGGAGCTCCTCCCGCCGCTGCCTCAGTCCttcctgttgctgctgctgttgcctgCCAAGCCCGCGGCGGGCGAGGACTGGCAGTGCCCGCACACCCCCTACGCGGCCTCTCGCGACTTTGACGTGAAGTACGTGGTGCCCAGCTTCTCCGCCGGAGGCCTGGTACAGGCCATGGTGACCTACGAGGGCGACAGAAATGAGAGTGCTGTGTTTGTAGCCATACGCAATCGCCTGCACGTGCTTGGGCCTGACCTGAAGTCTGTCCAGAGCCTGGCCACGGGCCCTGCTGGGGACCCTGGCTGCCAGACGTGTGCAGCCTGTGGCCCAGGCCCCCACGGCCCTCCCGGTGACACAGACACAAAGGTGCTGGTGCTGGAGCCCGCGCTGCCTGCGCTGATCAGTTGTGGCTCCAGCCTGCAGGGCCGCTGCTTCCTGCATGACCTAGAGCCCCAAGGGACAGCCGTGCATCTGGCGGGGCCAGCCTGCCTCTTCTCAGCCCACCATAACCGGCCCGATGACTGCCCCGACTGTGTGGCCAGCCCACTGGGCACCCGTGTGACTGTGGTTGAGCAAGGCCAGGCCTCCTATTTCTACGTGGCATCCTCACTGGACGCAGCCGTGGCTGCCCGCTTCAGCCCACGCTCAGTGTCTATCAGGCGTCTCAAGGCCGATGCCTCGGGATTCGCACCGGGTTTTGTGGCATTGTCAGTGCTGCCCAAGCATCTTGTCTCCTACAGTATTGAATACGTGCACAGCTTCCACACGGGAGCCTTTGTCTATTTCCTGACTGTACAGCCGGCCAGCGTGACAGATGCTCCTAGTGCCCTGCACACACGCCTGGCACGGCTTAGCGCCACTGAGCCAGAGTTGGGTGACTATCGGGAGCTGGTCCTCGACTGCAGATTTGCTCCAAAACGCAGGCGCCGGGGGGCCCCAGAGGGCGGACAGCCCTACCCTGTGCTGCGGGTGGCCCACTCCGCTCCAGTGGGTGCCCAACTTGCCACTGAGCTGAGCATCGCTGAGGGCCAGGAAgtgctatttggggtctttgtgGCTGGCAAGGATGGTGGTCCTGGCATGGGCCCCAACTCTGTCGTCTGTGCCTTCCCCATTGACCTGCTGGACACACTAATTGATGAGGGTGTGGAGCGCTGTTGTGAATCCCCAGTCCATCCAGGCCTCCGGCGAGGCCTGGACTTCTTCCAGTCGCCCAGTTTTTGCCCCAACCCG CCTGGCCTGGAGGCCCTCAGCCCCAACACCAGCTGCCGCCACTTCCCTCTGCTGGTCAGTAGCAGCTTCTCACGTGTGGACCTATTCAATGGGCTGTTGGGACCAGTACAGGTCACTGCACTGTATGTGACACGCCTTGACAACGTCACAGTGGCGCACATGGGCACTATGGATGGGCGTATCCTGCAG GTGGAGCTGGCCAGGTCACTCAACTACTTGCTGTATGTGTCCAACTTCTCACTGGGTGACAGCGGGCAGCCCGTGCAGCGGGATGTCAGTCGTCTTGGGGACCACCTACTCTTCGCCTCTGGGGACCAG GTTTTCCAGGTACCTATCCGAGGCCCTGGCTGCCACCACTTCCTCACCTGTGGGCGTTGCCTAAGGGCACAGCGTTTCATGGGCTGTGGCTGGTGTGGGAACATGTGTGGACAGCAGAAGGAGTGTCCTGGCTCCTGGCAACAGGACCACTGCCCACCTAGGCTTACTGAG TTCCACCCCCACAGTGGACCTCTAAGGGGCAGTACAAGGCTGACCCTGTGTGGCTCCAACTTCTACCTGCACCCTTCTGGTCTGGTGCCTGAGGGAACCCATCAGGTCACTGTGGGCCAAAGTCCCTGCCGGCCACTGCCCAAGGACAGCTCAAAACTCAG ATCAGTGCCCCGAAAAGACTTTGTAGAGGAGTTTGAGTGTGAACTGGAGCCCTTGGGCACCCAGGCAGTGGGGCCTACCAACGTCAGCCTCACCGTGACTAACATGCCACCGGGCAAGCACTTCCGGGTAGACGGCACCTCCGTGCTGAGAGGCTTCTCTTTCATG GAGCCAGTGCTGATAGCAGTGCAACCCCTCTTTGGCCCACGGGCAGGAGGCACCTGTCTCACTCTTGAAGGCCAGAGTCTGTCTGTAGGCACCAGCCGGGCTGTGCTGGTCAATGGGACTGAGTGTCTGCTAGCACG GGTCAGTGAGGGGCAGCTTTTATGTGCCACACCCCCTGGGGCCACGGTGGCCAGTGTCCCCCTTAGCCTGCAGGTGGGGGGTGCCCAGGTACCTGGTTCCTGGACCTTCCACTACAGAGAAGACCCTGTCGTGCTAAGCATCAGCCCCAAATGTGGCTACAT CAACTCCCACATCACCATCTGTGGCCAGCATCTAACTTCAGCATGGCACTTAGTGCTGTCATTCCATGATGGGCTTAGGGCAGTGGAGAGCAGG CAGTGTGAGAGGCAGCTTCCAGAGCAGCAGCTGTGCCGCCTTCCTGAATATGTGGTCCGAGACCCCCAGGGATGGGTGGCAGGGAATCTGAGTGCCCGGGGGGATGGAGCTGCTGGCTTTACACTGCCTGGCTTTCGcttcctacccccaccccatccaCCCAGTGCCAACCTAGTTCCACTGAAGCCTGAGGAGCATGCCATTAAGTTTGAG TATAttgggctgggcgctgtggctgaCTGCGTGGGTGTCAACGTGACCGTGGGTGGTGAGAGCTGCCAGCACGAGTTCCGGGGGGACATGGTTGtctgccccctgcccccatccctgcagcttggccaagatggtgcccCATTGCAG GTCTGCGTGGATGGTGAATGTCATATCCTGGGTAGAGTAGTGCAGCCAGGGCCAGACGGGGTCCCACAGAGCATGCTCCTTGGTATCCTGCTGCCTTTGCTGCTACTAGTGGCCGCACTGGCCACTGCACTGGTCTTCAGCTACTGGTGGCAGAGGAAGCAGCTAG TTCTTCCTCCCAACCTGAATGACCTGGCATCCCTGGACCAGACTGCTGGAGCCACACCCCTGCCTATTCTGTACTCAGGCTCTGACTACAGAAGTGGCCTTG CACTCCCTGCCACTGATGGTCTGGATTCCACCACTTGTGTCCATGGAGCATCCTTCTCCGATAGTGAAGATGAATCCTGTGTCCCACTGCTGCGGAACGAGTCCATCCAGCTAAGGGACCTGGACTCTGCGCTCTTGGCTGAGGTCAAGGATGTGCTGATTCCCCATGAGTGGGTGGTCACCCACAGTGACCGAGTCATTGGCAAAG